TCGAACTGGGTGATCACCGCGCCGTCCTGCGGGCGGGCCATGATCGGCACGATGTCGATCAGCGGCTCGCTGGACATGATCACGCCGGCCGCGTGCACACCCCAGTTGCGGATCTGGCCCTCGAGGCCGACCGCCGTCTGGTAGATCGTGCGGACGTCGGCGTCGGACTCGTAGAGCGCGCGGAACTCGCCGCCGTCGTTGTAGCGCTTGTGCTCGGGGTTGAAGATCTCCTTGAGCGGCACGCCCTTGCCCATGACGTCGGGCGGCATCGCCTTGGTGATCTTGTCGCCGATCGCGAAGCCGTGGTCGAGAACCCGGGCGGCGTCCTTGATCGCGGCCTTGGCCTTGAGCCGGCCGAAGGTGGCGATCTGCGCGACGCGCTCGGCGCCGTACTTCTCGGAGACGTACTGGATGACCTCGCCGCGCCGCGCGTCGTCGAAGTCGATGTCGAAGTCGGGCATCGAGGGGCGCTCGGGGTTGAGGAAGCGCTCGAAGAACAGGCCGTGCTCGAGGGGGCACAGGTCGGTGATGCTCAGGGCGTACGCCGCGATCGAGCCCGCACCCGAGCCACGACCCGGGCCCACCCGGATGCCGTTGCGCTTGGACCACTGGATGAAGTCGGCGACCACGAGGTAGTAGCCGCAGTAGCCCTTCTGCGAGACGATCGCGAGCTCCATCTCGACGCGGTCCTTGACCTCCTGGGTCAGCCGGTCGCCGGGGTAGCGCGCCTCGATGCCGCGCCACACCTCCTTGCGGAACCAGGACTCCTCGGTCTCGCCGTCGGGGATGTCGGCGCGGGCCATGTAGCCGCCGGTCGACTCGGTGAACTCGACCGAGCAGCGCTCGGCGATCGCCACCGTGTTGTCGCACGCCTCGGGCATGCCGAACTTCCCGGCCCACAGCTCGCGCATCTCGGCCGCGGACTTGATGTAGTAGCCGCCGCCGTCGAACTTGAGCCGGTTGGTGTCGGAGAGCCGCTTGCCGGACGCGACGCAGATGAGGGCGTCGTGGGCGTCGGCGTCCTCGGGGTTGTTGTAGTGGGAGTCGTTGGTCGCGATCGGCGGGATGCCGAGCTCCTTGCCGAGACGCAGCAGGTCGTCGCGGACCCGCTTCTCGATGGAGATGCCGTGGTCCATCAGCTCCAGGAAGACGGACTCCTTGCCGTAGATGTCCTGCAGCTCGGCCGCCTCGCGGACCGCCTCGTCCCACTGACCCAGCCGCAGGCGGGTCTGGATCGCGCCGCTGGGGCAGCCGGTGGAGACGATGATCCCCTTGCTGTGCTCGGCGAGGATCTCCTTGTCCATCCGCGGCTTGAAGTAGTAGCCCTCCAGGCTCGAGCGCGACGAGAGCCGGAACAGGTTGTGCATGCCCTCGGTGGACTCGGCCCACATCGTCATGTGGGTGTAGGCGCCACCGCCGGCGACGTCGTCGCCGCCCTCCTCGGCCGCGTCGCCCTTGCCCCAGCGCACCCGGCGCCGCTCGCCCCGCTGGGTGCCGGGGGTGATGTAGGCCTCGATGCCGATGATGGGCTGGACGCCGTACTTCTTCGCCTTGGAGTAGAAGTCGTAGGCACCGTGCAGGTTGCCGTGGTCGGTCATCGCGATCGCCGGCATGCCGAGGTCGTTGACGCGGGTGAACAACCCGTCGAGCAGCGACGCTCCGTCGAGCATGGAGTACTCGGTGTGCACGTGCAGGTGGACGAAGTCCCCGGCGTCAGCAGCCATCGGTGGTTCGGCGCTCCTCAGTGATCAAAGGGTGGTCGCTCGGGGAAGAGGACCAGCCTACGTGACGGACGAGGAGACTCTAGGCCGACCCTCCGACAGATCCGGGCGGCCACTCCATCCGCAGGTCCGGCTCCCGCTCCTCGTTGTCCGAGCCGTCGGTGTGCTCGCGCTCGACCAGCCCGCGGGCGGCGTAGAAGGCCCGGGCCGGGGCGTTCTGCTCGAAGACCCACAGGCTGAAGCCGCCGGGGTGGCGTGCCTTCACCAGCTCGAGCAGGGCGCCGCCCACGCCGGCGCCCTGGTGGGCCGGGTCGACGTACAGGTCGTCGAGCCAGGTCCGGGTGAACCGGGCGTAGCCGACGACCTCGCCTGCCGCCTCGGCGACCCAGCTCTCGGCCGTGGCGAAGTTGGCGGCGAGGTAGCTGCGGACCTCCTCGGGCCGGTGGATCCCGGGTGGCATGGCGGCCGCGGCCCGCGCGGCGACCTGGACGGCGGCGATGGCCGGCACGTCGGCAGGGACGGCCGGGCGCAGGAGCAGGCCCGCGCCGCCAGAAGGGTCAGTGGGCGTCACGGATGACCTCGAGCGCGTGCGCGAGGTCGGCGGGGTACGACGACTCGTACTCGACGTACGCATTCGTCTCCGGGTGCTCGAAGCCCAGCTTCACGGCGTGCAGCCACTGGCGCTCGAGCCCGACGCGACGGGCCAGCACCGGGTCGGCACCGTAGGTGAGGTCGCCGACGCAGGGGTGCTTGAGCGCGCTCATGTGCACCCGGATCTGGTGGGTGCGGCCGGTCTCGAGGTGGATCTCGAGCAGGCTCGCGAAGCGGTGCGCCTCGAGCGTCTCGTAGTGGGTGACGCTGTGGCGCCCGTCCTCCATGACCGCGAACTTGTAGTCGAACCTCGGGTGTCGCCCGATGGGGGCGTCGATCGTGCCCTCGAGCGGGTCCGGATGGCCCTGGACCAGCGCGTGGTAGGTCTTGTCGACCGTGCGGCGCCGGAAGGCGTTCTTGAGGACAGAGTAGGCGTGCTCGGACTTGGCGATCACCATCACGCCCGACGTGCCGACGTCGAGGCGCTGGACGATGCCCTCGCGCTCCTTGGCACCGGAGGTGGAGATCCGGAAGCCGGCGCCCGCGAGGTGCCCGACGACGGTGGGACCGCGCCAGCCCGGGGACGGGTGCACGGCGACGCCGACCGGCTTGTCGATCACGACGATCGCGTCGTCGTCGTGGATGATCTTGATACCCTCGACCAGCTCCGGCACGACCTCGAGCGGGTCGGCCTCGGCCGGGATGGAGACGTCGAGCACCGAGCCGCCGAGGACCCGGTCGCTCTTGCCGCTGACCGGCGCCCCGTCGAGCACGACGAGGTCCTGGGCGATCAGCTCGGCGGCACGCGTGCGCGAGACTCCGAACAGCTGGGCCATCGCGACGTCGACGCGCTCGCCGTCGAGGCTGTCGGGGACGGGCAGGCTGCGGTGGTCGACCGTGGTCACGACTCCTCCTCGGCCACGTCGGTTCGGTCCTGCTGGGCACGGCTGCCGTCGAGGCTCACGCCGCGCAGCACCTGGAGCAGGATCAGTCCGACGCCGACGTTGATGCAGATGTCGGCGACGTTGAAGACCGGCCAGTTCGGCAGCATGAGGAAGTCGACGACGTGGCCCTTGAACGGCCCCGGCTCGCGGAGCATCCGGTCGACGAGGTTGCCGTCGATGCCGGCGAGCAGCAGGCCCAGGCCGACCGCCCAGAGCTTGTTGACCACCTTGCGGCTCACCCACAGCACGACCACGGTCGCCACGCAGGCCAGGCAGGTGATGGCGACCGTGAACCGGATGCCGAGGCTGAACGCCGCGCCTGGGTTGTAGGTCAGGTGCAGCTGCAGCAGCTCGCCGACGACCTCGCGGTCGGGCTCGCCCGCAAGGTGGCGCACCGCCAGGACCTTCGCGACCTGGTCGATCGCGACCATGACCGCGGCGACCGCCGCGAAGAGCAGCCAGCTGCGCGGGTGGGCCAGGAAGCGCTCGCCGGTCCGGCCGGGTCCGTCGTCGCGGTGGTCTACCGGCGTTCCTCGCGCTGCTTGCATGTCATGCACAGTGTGGCACGCGGGAAGGCCATCAGCCGCATCTTGCCGATCGGGTTGCCGCACGACTCGCACACGCCGTACGTGCCGTCGTCGATGCGTGCCAGGGCCCGGTCGATCTGGGCCACCTTCTCCCGCTCGTGGTTGAGAACTGTGAGCTCGTGGTCGCGCTCGAAGCTGGTCGCGCCGAGGTCGGCCTGGTCCTGGCCGGCACCGTCACCGGAGTCGCGCAACAGGCCACTGAGGTCGGCCTCCTGCTCCTCGAGGATCCGGGCGCTCGCCTCACGCTGCTCGTGGAGCTCGGCCAGCACCTCGGCGAGCTCGGCGGCCGACCAGGCCTCCTCGTGGTCGAGGACGACCAGGGACGCAGGAGTGGCCTTGCGGGTCGTCGTCCGCTTGGCGGGGGCCGCCTTCTTGGCCGGTGCGGCCTTCTTCGCGGGGGCCGCCTTCTTCGCGGGGGCCGCCTTCTTCGCGGGGGCCGCCTTCTTCGCGGGGGCCGCCTTCTTCGCGGGGGCCGCCTTCTTCGCGGGGGCCGCCTTCTTCGCGGGGGCCGCCTTCTTCGCGGGGGCCGCCTTCTTCGCGGGGGCCGCCTTCTTCGCGGGGGCCGCCTTCTTCGCGGGGGCCGCCTTCTTCGCGGGGGCCGCCTTCTTCGCGGGGGCCGCCTTCTTCGCCGGAGCCGGCGCGGCCTTCTTCACGGCGGCCTTCTTGCCGGCCGTCTTCTTGGCGGCGGCCTTCTTGGCCGGCACCTCCGCGGTGGCGGTCGCCTTCCGTGGACGGATGATCTTCCGGGCGGCGGAAGCGGCCTGACCGGCCAACGACTTCTTCGTGCTGCGGGCCATTGAAGGACTCCTCGAAAGGCGGCGACCCACGCGCCAGCAAGCGGTGGGCGTGCTGCGGAGGGTAACGGGTACGGCGAAAGGGTCCAAGGAGGCGCGCAGGGAGCGAGACCGGGCCGGCCGACCGACCGCCCGGAAAAGACGAACCGGCCGACCCGCGGTGCGGGCCGACCGGTCGGTCGAGCTGTGCGGAGGGCGAGCCGGGTGGCTCAGGCCTCTTCCTCGCCGAGGATGGAGCGCAGCCGCTTGGGTGCGGGGGTCTCCTCGACCGGCGCCAGGGTGTCGCCCGGCGTCTGCAGCGACTCGAGCTGCTGGGTGAAGTAGCTCTTGAGGCGCGAGCGGTACTCACGCTCGAACGAGCGCAGCGTCTCGACCTCGGCCGAGAGCTTGTCGCGCTCCTTCTCGAGGTCGCCGAAGAGCTGGGTGCGGCGCTCGGCGGTCTCGGCGTCGAGCATCTCGGCGCGGGTGCGGGCGTCGGACTCGAGGCGGTCGGCCTTGACCTTCGCCTCGGAGGCGAGCCGGTCGGACTTGGTCCGGGCCTCGCCGACGATCTTGTCGGCCTCGTTCTTCGCGTCCTCGACGAGCTCGTCGGCGTTGCGCGTGGCGATCTCGAGGAGACGCGCGGCGGCGTTGGACGCCTCCGGCACGGTCTCGACCCGGATCGTCTCGACGCCACCGGCGGCGGGGGCGGGCGCGGCGACGGGGGCCGCGACGACGGGCTCGACCGGAGCAGGGGCCACGACGGGAGCGGGAGCCGGGGGCTCGGGCAGGATCTCGGGCACCGGCGCCAGCTGGGTCGGAGCGTCGAAGGACGCGGACGACGACCCGGCCTGCGCGGCCGCGAGCTTCGCGCGGAGGTCGTCGTTCTCCTGGGTCAGCCGAGCGAGCTCAGCCTCGACCTCGTCCAGGAACTGGTCGACCTCGCCCATGTCGTAGCCCTCGCGCAGCCGAACCGGCGTAAAGCGCTTGTTGCTCACGTCCTCTGGCGTCAGGGGCATGGACCTCACCAATCTTCAATAAGTATCTCGACGGTATGTCTTCACGAACCATAGCGCCTGCGCGGGTGAAGGCGGCATCCGCGGCCCGCCACTGGCGTCACAGCAGTATCAGAGCAGAAGGGTGGAACGGTTCACCGACAGCAGCACGTAGGCCAGGATCATGACGAGGATGAAGCTGATGTCGAGGGCGAAGTTGCCGATCCGGATCGGCTTGATCACGCGGCGCAGCCCGTTGATCGGCGGGTCGGTGACGGTGTAGGCCAGCTCCAGGAACACCAGGACCGGACCGCGGGGCTCCCAGGCCCGTGCGAACACCTGCACCCAGTCGGTGATGAAGCGCACCCACAGGAACGCGATGAAGGCGAACAGCACGCCCTCGATGATCCAGCCGACGATCGTCACGGCATCAACCTATCGCTCACTCATGAGCGCCCCGCTCGCACCCACCGGAGACCGAGCGACACGCTCGCGCAGGTCACCACCTACGGACTCGACCGCGTGCGCGGCAGCGCGGCGCGACGAAGGAGCGACGCGCTCGCGCCATCCAACTCAGCTCTGGTTGAAGAAGCCGTCGGCCGCGATCGCCTGCTTGTCCTCGGCCGCGACGGTGACGTTCGGCGGCGAGAGCAGGAACACCTTGTTGGTCACCCGCTCGATGCTGCCGCGGGTCGCGAAGATCAGGCCGGCGGCGAAGTCGACCAGGCGCTTGGCGTCGGCGTCGTCCATCTCGGTGAGGTTCATGATCACCGGGGTGCCCTCGCGGTACTCCTCGCCGATCGAGCGCGCCTCGTTGTAGGTGGTCGGGTGCAGGGTCGTGATCCGGGACAGCTCCGCGACGACCGGCTGCGGCGCGACTGCGACGGGGCGGCGACGCTCGTCGAGGTCGGCCACGCTGCCGGGGGTGCTGCCCGAGACGTTGGACGGTACGGCGCGGACGGGGCGCTCCTGGCGCGGCTCGCGGGTCTCACGACCGCGGGTCCTGTCGGTCGCCTCGTCGCCATAGTCGTCGTAACCAGCCTCGTCATAGCCGGTGTCCTCCAGCAGGCCGAGGTACTCACCGATCCTGCGCATCGCACCGCTCATGACTGTTGCCTCCGTGATCCGCGTCCCCGACTGGGAACGACTGGTGGTGTTGTGGACATTACTGGACCGCAGGCCTCGTTCCGAGGACCGCGGAGCCAATGCGTACGTGTGTCGCGCCGACCGTGATCGCCGCCTCCAGGTCGCCGCTCATCCCGGCCGACAGGACCGTCGCGTCGGGGTGGCGGGCGAGGAAGTCGGCGCGGATCCCGGCCAGCCGGGCGAAGGCCAGCGCGGGGTCGTCGTCGAGCGGCGCGACGGCCATCAGGCCCCGCAACCGCAGCTCGGGGGTGCGGGCGACCTCGTCGGCGAGCGGCGCCAGCGTCGCGGGGTCGGCGCCGGCGCGGTGGTCGCGGCCGGGCGGGTCCAGGCTGACCTGGAGCAGCACGTCGACGACGTGGCCGGCGTCGGCGGCACCGCGGGCCAGCCGCGGGACCAGGGAGGTGCGGTCCACCGACTCGACGACGTCGGCGTAGCGGGCGACGGCCGTCGCCTTGTTGGACTGCAGGCCACCGATGAAGTGCCAGTGCAGGCCGAGGTCGGCGCACTCGGCGGCCTTGGCCTCCGCCTCCTGGTGCCGGTTCTCCCCCACGTCGGTCACGCCGAGCCCGGCGAGCAGCCGGACGTCGGAGGCGGGGAAGTACTTGGTGACCACGACGAGTGCGACGTCGTCGGCCGGGCGGCCCGCGTCGGCCGCCGCGCGCGCGATCCGGTCGCGGACGGCGGCCAGGTTGGCGCGCAGCTCCTCGGCGCGGGTCATGCGAGCCACACCAGCCCGGCGAAGCGACCGGCGCTCTCGCCGTCGCGTCGGTAGGAGTGGAAGGCGGTGTCCTCGAGCGTGCAGCCCGGGACGACGCTCGACGGCACGCCGGCGGCGGCGAGCTGCGCGGCGACGCCGGCGCCGAGGTCGAGCGCGGGCGTGCCCCAGCTCGTCTCGGCGTACGTCGCCGGCACGGCGGCCGCGACCTCGTCGCGCAGGTCGGCGGGCACCTCGTAGCAGCGGCCGCAGACGTGGGGGCCGATCCAGGCGCGGACGTCGCGGGCGCCGAGCTCGCGCATCCTCTCGACGGTCCGGGTGACGACATCGAGCTGGACGCCGCGACGGCCCGCATGGGCGACGCCGACGACGGCGTCGACCGGGTCCGCGAGGACGACCGGGACGCAGTCGGCGACGCGGACCATCAGGCCGAGCCCGCGTCGCGCGGTGACCTGGCCGTCGCCGGTCGGGACGGAGTCGGACGCACCGTCGACGGTGACGACGACGTCGCCGTGGACCTGGTGCAGCCGCGCGAACGGGACGCCGGCCTCCTCCCGCAACGCGGTGAGCGTGCCCGCGAGCCCGTCTCCCTCGCGGACGTCGAGGGACGCGTCGGTGAACGCGACCTCGACCCGGCCCGCGTCAGCGGGGGCCGGGTCGAAGTACACGGACTCACGGAAGGCATACATATGGCCGGTGATCGAGCCTGTCGAGATTCACTTGAGGAAGTCGGGGACGTCCAGGTCGTCGCCGTCGTCGAACTGCATCGGCGCCGGGTTGGTGCGGGCACCGACCGGCTGCGGCTCGGCGGGCGTCGCGGGGGCCTCGCGGGTCTGGGCGGGCTGGGCCGCCTGGGCGGGCTGGGCGGGCTGGGCGGGCGCCGTGCGCGCGGGGGCCGGGGTGGCCGGCGCCTGCTGTGCCGGGCGGCGTACGGCGGTCTCATCGCGACGCTTGGGCAGGCCGCCGTCGAAGCCGGCCGCGATCACCGTCACCCGGACCTCGTCGCCGAGGGCGTCGTCGATGATCGTGCCGAAGATGATGTTGGCGTCGGCGTGCACCGCGTCGGCCACCATCGCCGCGGCCTCGTTGATCTCGAAGATGCCGAGGTCGGAGCCACCGGCGATCGAGAGCAGGACACCGTGGGCGCCGTCGATCGAGGCCTCGAGCAGCGGGCTGCTGATCGCCATCTCGGCGGCGGCGAGCGCGCGGTCCTCGCCGCGGGCCGAGCCGATGCCCATCAGCGCGGAGCCGGCGTTGCTCATGACCGCCTTGACGTCGGCGAAGTCGACGTTGATCAGGCCGGGGGTCGTGATCAGGTCCGTGATGCCCGAGACACCCTGCAGCAGCACCTGGTCGGCCTGCTTGAACGCGTCGAGCATCGACACGTTGCGGTCCGAGATCTGCAGCAGCCGGTCGTTCGGGATGACGATGAGGGTGTCGACCTCCTCGCGGAGACGCTCGATGCCCTCGTCGGCGGACTTCTTGCGGCGGGCGCCTTCGAAGGTGAACGGACGGGTCACCACACCGATGGTCAGCGCACCGAGCGAGCGGGCGATCCGGGCGACGACCGGCGCGCCACCGGTGCCGGTGCCACCGCCCTCGCCCGCGGTCACGAAGACCATGTCGGCGCCCTTGAGCACCTCCTCGATCTCCTCCGCGTGGTCCTCGGCGGCCTTGCCGCCCACGTCGGGGTTCGCGCCCGCGCCGAGGCCGCGGGTCAGCTCGCGGCCGATGTCGAGCTTCACGTCGGCGTCGCTCATCAGCAGCGCCTGCGCGTCGGTGTTGATCGCGATGAACTCGACGCCCTTGAGGCCGACCTCGATCATCCGGTTGACGGCGTTGACGCCGCCCCCGCCGATCCCGACGACCTTGATGATGGCCAGGTAGTTCTGTGCTGCTGCCACTGCGGCTCCACCTCTCCGGTGTTGCGATGAGTTGTATGTGTCCGTTCACCGACGTCGGCGGCCGGACCGCTTCCCCCTCATTTCGATTGGGTGGCCAGCCGGCGTGTCGCCACAACCCTTACCCTCAGCCTGAGGGTTATAGTTATGTCAACCTCGTCGTGGTCACGACAGTAGGGACGGCGCCGGGCGCGATGGCGCAGACACGCCGTGGGCCGACAGGTTTCGCCGTCAGCTGGTGGTCGGTGCGCCGGGGACGGAGACGTCGTACACCTGGGCCTTGCGGTTGAGCAGCTCGAGGAGCACCGCAGCCTTGTCCTCGGCCTGGTCCGAGCTCCCCCAGCGCACCAGGCGCCCGTCGCGAAGGTGCAGGTCGATCTCGTCGACGCTGCGGACCTCGACGAAGTCGACCAGTTCGGTGATCGCCGGGTCGAGGGCCACGACCACGGCTGCCCCTTCGGCGAGGGCGTCCCCGTCGGCTCCCGGGCCGATCTTGACCCGGGGCAGGCCGTCGGGGGCCTTGGCGAGCCGGCCGAAGGCGACGCCCGAGGCGTCGAGGTTGGTGAGCCGGTCGCCGCGGTCGAGGACGGCGACGGGGGTGCGCTCGACGATCTCTATCCGTACGTCGTGGGGCCAGGTGCGCGAGACGTCCACCGACTTGACGGTCGCCAGGGACTTCAGCCGTACCTCGATCGCGTGCACGTCGACGGTCGCCAGCGGCCCGCCGAGGGGGACGTCGGCGGTCGCGAGCACCTGCTTCTCGGACAGCTGGGCGTTGCCGACCACCTGCACGGCGTCGGCGCGCAGCCACGGCGAGAAGTAGATCGCGTAGATGCCGAAGCAGAGCCCGCCGACGAGCAGCACGGCGGCCAGGACGTAGCGCCAGGTCAGCCAGCGGCGGGCGCGCTGGCGCCGGGCGAAGGCGCGGCGCATCCGGTCCTGCGGGCTCGGCCCCGTGCCCCTACCCCTCGCCATCGCCCGCCTCCGCGAGTGCGGCGGCGACCTGCGGCGCCAGGGTGGTCACGTCACCGGCGCCGAGGGTGAGGACCAGGTCGCCGGGACGGGCCAGCCCGACCAGCGTGGGCACGACGCCAGCACGGTCGGGCACGAACCGGACCCGGTCGGCAGCGAGGGGCACCGCGCCCGCGACCAGCGCACCGGTCACCTCGGGGTCGGGGTCCTCGCGGGCGACGTAGACGTCCATCACGACGACCTCGTCGGCCGCGCCCAGCTCGCGGCCCATCTGCTCGCCGAAGATCCGGGTACGGGAGACGAGGTGGGGCTGGAAGCAGACGACGAGGCGGCCGTCGCCGACCAGCGAACGGGCGGCCTCGAGGTCGCCGCGGATCTCGCTGGGGTGGTGCGCGTAGGAGTCGTAGACCCGCACTCCCCCGGCCGAGCCGACCGGCTCCATGCGGCGCTTGGCGCCGCGGTGCCTCGCGAGCCCGCGGACCAGGGCGGCGGGTTCGAGGCCGAGCTCGAGGCCGACGGCGAGCGCGAGCAGGGCGTCCTGGGCGTAGTGGCGCCCGGGGACGGCGAGCTCGACGGTGCCGAGGTCCGCACCGTCGCTGCTCACCCGGAACCGGGTGCGGCCGCCCTCGATGACGAGGTCGTGACCGCGCAGCCGGGCGTCGGGGGTGAAGCCGACGGTGCGGGTGGCGAGGTCGGCACGGTCGGTGAGGGTCACCGACGCGCGGGAGGCGAACGCGGCGAAGGCGGCCTCGTAGGCATCCTCGGTGCCCCAGTGGTCGAGGTGGTCGGCGTCGACGTTGGTGATCACGCCGATGCGCGGGGTGTAGACGAGGAAGGCGCCGTCGGACTCGTCGGCCTCGACCACGGCGACCTCGCCGCCGCCGAGGGCGGCGTTGGTGCCGAGCGCCTCGACCTCGGCACCGATCGCGAAGGTGAGGTCGACGCCCGCCTCGCGCAGGGCCATCACGGTCATCGCCGTGGTCGTGGTCTTGCCGTGGGTGCCGGCGATCGCGACGACGTCCTTGCCGAGCAGCACGGACTGCAGGCCCGCCGAGCGCGGCCACAGCCGCAGGCCGCGCTCGCGGGCGGCGACGATCTCGGGGTTGTCCTCGCGGGCGGCGGTGGTCGCGACGACCGTGTCGACGCCGTCGAGGTGGGCCGCGTCGTGGCCGACGTGGACGGTGATGCCCTCGGCGCGCAGGGCCTGCACGACGGACGAGTCGTTGGCGTCGCTGCCGCTGACGACCACGCCGGCCTGGTGCATCAGCCGGGCGATGCCGGACAGCCCGGCGCCGCCGATGCCGACGAGGTGGACGTGACCTAGCCGGTCGACCGGCAGGATCTCGTCGGGGACGGGAATCTTCATCGGGCCGCGTCCTGGATGATCCGGGCCAGCCGCTCGTCCGCGTCGCGCGGGACGAGGTCGGCGGCCGCGGCGCCCATCCGGGCCAGCCGGTCGGCGTCGGTGGCCAGCGCGGGCACCGTGTCGGCGACGTAGTCGGCGGTGAAGGACGCGTCGTCCACCAGCACGGCTCCCCCGGCGTCGACGACCGGGCGCGCGTTGAGCGCCTGCTCGCCGTTGCCGATCGGCAGTGGCACGAAGATCGCGGGTACGCCGGTCGCTGCCGCCTCGACGACGCTCGAGGCGCCGGAGCGGCAGACCATGACGTCGGCGGCGGCGAGCGCGAGGTCCATCCGGTCGACGAACGGCAGCACGATGTACGGGACCCCGGTGGGGACCGGCTCGGTCCAGCCCGGGTCGCTCGCCCCGTTGGGGCCGATCACGTGGAGGACCTGGACGCCGGCCGAGCCGAGGGCGGCAGCGGCGCCGCTGACCGCCTGGTTGAGCCGGCGCGCGCCCTGCGAGCCGCCGGTGACGACGAGGGTCGGCCGGTCGGCGTCGAGCCCGAAGAAGGCGCGGGCCTCCGCGCGCAGGGCGGGCCGGTCGAGGGTGGAGATCATCCGGCGGATCGGCAGGCCGACGTACTCACCGCCCTTGAGCGGGGTGTCGGGGAAGCTGACCGCGACCCGGTCGGCGATCCGCGCGCCGACCTTGTTGGCGATGCCGGGCAGTGCGTTCTGCTCGTGGACGACGAGGGGCAGCCTGCGCCGGCGCGCGGCGACGTACGCCGGCATCGACACGTAGCCGCCGTAGCCGACGATCACGTCGGGACGCACGTCGTCGACCACCTCGAGCGCGGCCTTGACCGCGCCACGCAGCCGGGCCGGCACCAGGGCCAGGTCCTTGCCTGGCCTGCGCGGGAGCGGGACGGGCGGGACCAGGCGCAGCGGGTAGCCGGCCGCGGGCACGACCTTGTTCTCCAGGCCCCGGGGGGTGCCGAGACAGGTGATCTCGGCGTCCGGGTCGAGTCGGCGCAGGGCGTCGGCGGTCGCGAGCAGCGGAGAGGTGTGCCCCGCCGTGCCCCCGCCGGCCAGAAGAATCCTCACGCGGCAGAACCTATCGCGCGAGCCGTCACGCACTCAGACCGGCCGAACGGGCCCGGCGGCGCTGGGCGAGCGCCCGCGCGGCCGCCGGCTCGCGGCGGGCGAACCCGATCACCAGGCCGAGCGCGCTCAATGTCGGCAGCAGGCTCGAGCCGCCGTAGGACACGAGGGGCAGCGGGATGCCGATGACCGGCAGTAGCGCGAGCACCATGCCGACGTTGATGATCATCTGGCACAGCAGCCAGACCACGATGCCGAAGGTGCAGTAGCGCACGAAGGGCTGCTTGGTCTCGCGTGCGACCCGGACCCCGGCGTAGGCGAGGACCAGGAACAGGCCGATGACGAGCAGGGTGCCGACCAGGCCGAGCTCCTCGCCGAGCACGGCGAAGATGAAGTCGGTGTGGGCCTCCGGCAGCTGGCCCCACTTCTGCTGGCTGGCGCCGATGCCCTCGCCGAGGACGCCGCCGCTGGCCATGGCGTAGAGGCCGTGGGCCGGTTGCCAGCCGGTGCCGTGGTAGTCCTTGAACGGGTCGGCGAAGTTCGCGATCCGCGCCAGGCGGGTGGGCGAGGTGGCGGCCAGGCCGAGGGCGGCGACGGTGACGACGGCGAAGACCATGCCGAACAGCCGGCCCGGTGCCCCGACCACCCACAGCATCGCCACGAGGAGCGCGAAGAAGATGAGGGCCGTGCCGAGGTCCCGGCCGAGCACGACCAGGCCGGTCGCCAACGCCATGCCGGGCACGACCGGCACGAGCATCTGGTGCAGGTTGCCGAGGCGGCGCTCCTTGTTGGCGTAGATGTTGCTGGCCCAGATGATCAGCGAGAGCTTGGCGATCTCGGAGGGCTGGATCTGCAGCGGCCCCAGCACCAGCCAGTTCGTGTTGCCGTTGACCTCCTTGCCGGCGAACGCGGTCACGAACAGCAGCGCGAGCGACACGGCGAAGGCGGGATAGGACAGCCGGCGCACCCAGCGCTCGGAGACCCGTGAGGCGA
The genomic region above belongs to Nocardioides sp. QY071 and contains:
- the ftsZ gene encoding cell division protein FtsZ, producing the protein MAAAQNYLAIIKVVGIGGGGVNAVNRMIEVGLKGVEFIAINTDAQALLMSDADVKLDIGRELTRGLGAGANPDVGGKAAEDHAEEIEEVLKGADMVFVTAGEGGGTGTGGAPVVARIARSLGALTIGVVTRPFTFEGARRKKSADEGIERLREEVDTLIVIPNDRLLQISDRNVSMLDAFKQADQVLLQGVSGITDLITTPGLINVDFADVKAVMSNAGSALMGIGSARGEDRALAAAEMAISSPLLEASIDGAHGVLLSIAGGSDLGIFEINEAAAMVADAVHADANIIFGTIIDDALGDEVRVTVIAAGFDGGLPKRRDETAVRRPAQQAPATPAPARTAPAQPAQPAQAAQPAQTREAPATPAEPQPVGARTNPAPMQFDDGDDLDVPDFLK
- a CDS encoding FtsQ-type POTRA domain-containing protein, yielding MARGRGTGPSPQDRMRRAFARRQRARRWLTWRYVLAAVLLVGGLCFGIYAIYFSPWLRADAVQVVGNAQLSEKQVLATADVPLGGPLATVDVHAIEVRLKSLATVKSVDVSRTWPHDVRIEIVERTPVAVLDRGDRLTNLDASGVAFGRLAKAPDGLPRVKIGPGADGDALAEGAAVVVALDPAITELVDFVEVRSVDEIDLHLRDGRLVRWGSSDQAEDKAAVLLELLNRKAQVYDVSVPGAPTTS
- the murG gene encoding undecaprenyldiphospho-muramoylpentapeptide beta-N-acetylglucosaminyltransferase, producing MRILLAGGGTAGHTSPLLATADALRRLDPDAEITCLGTPRGLENKVVPAAGYPLRLVPPVPLPRRPGKDLALVPARLRGAVKAALEVVDDVRPDVIVGYGGYVSMPAYVAARRRRLPLVVHEQNALPGIANKVGARIADRVAVSFPDTPLKGGEYVGLPIRRMISTLDRPALRAEARAFFGLDADRPTLVVTGGSQGARRLNQAVSGAAAALGSAGVQVLHVIGPNGASDPGWTEPVPTGVPYIVLPFVDRMDLALAAADVMVCRSGASSVVEAAATGVPAIFVPLPIGNGEQALNARPVVDAGGAVLVDDASFTADYVADTVPALATDADRLARMGAAAADLVPRDADERLARIIQDAAR
- the murC gene encoding UDP-N-acetylmuramate--L-alanine ligase, translated to MKIPVPDEILPVDRLGHVHLVGIGGAGLSGIARLMHQAGVVVSGSDANDSSVVQALRAEGITVHVGHDAAHLDGVDTVVATTAAREDNPEIVAARERGLRLWPRSAGLQSVLLGKDVVAIAGTHGKTTTTAMTVMALREAGVDLTFAIGAEVEALGTNAALGGGEVAVVEADESDGAFLVYTPRIGVITNVDADHLDHWGTEDAYEAAFAAFASRASVTLTDRADLATRTVGFTPDARLRGHDLVIEGGRTRFRVSSDGADLGTVELAVPGRHYAQDALLALAVGLELGLEPAALVRGLARHRGAKRRMEPVGSAGGVRVYDSYAHHPSEIRGDLEAARSLVGDGRLVVCFQPHLVSRTRIFGEQMGRELGAADEVVVMDVYVAREDPDPEVTGALVAGAVPLAADRVRFVPDRAGVVPTLVGLARPGDLVLTLGAGDVTTLAPQVAAALAEAGDGEG
- the pgeF gene encoding peptidoglycan editing factor PgeF, yielding MYFDPAPADAGRVEVAFTDASLDVREGDGLAGTLTALREEAGVPFARLHQVHGDVVVTVDGASDSVPTGDGQVTARRGLGLMVRVADCVPVVLADPVDAVVGVAHAGRRGVQLDVVTRTVERMRELGARDVRAWIGPHVCGRCYEVPADLRDEVAAAVPATYAETSWGTPALDLGAGVAAQLAAAGVPSSVVPGCTLEDTAFHSYRRDGESAGRFAGLVWLA